From Fibrobacter sp. UWR2, the proteins below share one genomic window:
- a CDS encoding class I SAM-dependent DNA methyltransferase — MAKRSPEQETAEEIVLNEDQLICILTNKIVKATEKERNLQYMIQMMSEEYGFDMSDLQRDFQIAFENDEGKKRRVKIDLAVFENGREHDQANLIRAVVVAKDSKVKTNDAKAGVHIVLDDVLSYTNCDFGCWTNGEDLAFVSKAEDAFGQVEIEDISDFPAAGQTLEDLEKAGDHAMPRKPANESLVKAFKRCHDYIYGNEGMKKTAFWELLNLIFCKLYDEKRRFTDAREGKSYRRQFWVGVKEQNTPEGQKAVADRIKGIFRKLKEDGLYSDVFDGNESINLSDRGLAFVAAELSKYSFLDATVDVKGTAYETIVSNTLKQEAGQFFTPRNIIKCMVEMLDPDENTRVLDPACGSGGFIVMVLDHVRHKIAKNIWPELDDVRLEAKCNSEKVEEKVREYAQNMIFGFDFDPDLKKAARMNMVMAGDGHANVFNINSLDYPKGSKPDVPKVAEKVNESIAVSKDKKFKFETADDNAQGKFDMIFTNPPFGSKVEVDKEIADRYYLGRELGSNAPEVLFIEACYNFLKPGGKMAIVLPDGILGNPNMEETRIWILKHFKLLASVDLPVETFLPQVGVQASLLFLQKKTAKEQLIPIDDEDYDVFMAIVEHVGKDRRGVPIYKRDDDGAELLFDNVKKWLTRDERGREVVRERKERIKKIDDDLPEVVNAYAKFKEAHK; from the coding sequence ATGGCAAAACGTTCCCCAGAACAAGAAACGGCTGAAGAAATCGTTCTAAACGAAGACCAGCTTATTTGCATCTTGACCAATAAAATTGTCAAGGCGACCGAAAAAGAACGGAACTTGCAATATATGATTCAGATGATGTCAGAAGAATATGGCTTTGACATGTCTGACTTGCAAAGGGACTTCCAGATAGCGTTTGAAAACGACGAAGGCAAGAAACGCCGTGTCAAAATAGACTTGGCGGTCTTTGAAAACGGTCGTGAGCATGATCAGGCAAATTTGATTCGTGCAGTTGTTGTTGCAAAAGATTCTAAGGTGAAAACAAATGACGCCAAGGCAGGCGTGCATATTGTTCTGGATGATGTACTTTCCTATACGAATTGTGACTTTGGGTGCTGGACGAATGGCGAGGATTTGGCGTTTGTCTCGAAGGCCGAGGATGCTTTCGGTCAAGTTGAAATTGAGGACATTTCCGATTTCCCGGCAGCTGGTCAAACTTTGGAAGATTTGGAAAAGGCGGGTGACCACGCGATGCCGCGAAAACCCGCCAACGAATCTTTAGTGAAGGCTTTCAAGCGTTGCCACGATTACATCTATGGTAACGAAGGAATGAAGAAGACTGCTTTCTGGGAATTGCTGAATTTGATATTCTGCAAACTCTATGATGAAAAGAGACGCTTTACAGATGCTCGTGAAGGGAAATCTTATCGTCGCCAATTTTGGGTGGGTGTCAAGGAACAGAATACGCCTGAAGGTCAGAAGGCTGTTGCCGATAGAATTAAGGGGATATTCCGCAAATTGAAAGAAGATGGCTTGTATAGCGATGTCTTTGATGGAAACGAGTCTATCAACTTGTCTGATCGTGGCTTGGCCTTTGTTGCGGCGGAACTTTCCAAGTATTCTTTTTTGGACGCTACTGTTGATGTGAAGGGAACTGCTTACGAAACCATCGTTTCGAATACATTAAAGCAGGAAGCGGGACAGTTCTTTACTCCAAGAAACATCATCAAGTGCATGGTGGAAATGTTGGACCCTGACGAAAATACTCGCGTTCTTGACCCTGCATGCGGTTCTGGAGGGTTTATTGTGATGGTGTTAGACCATGTTCGCCACAAAATTGCGAAAAACATTTGGCCGGAATTAGATGATGTTCGCTTGGAAGCGAAATGCAATTCGGAAAAGGTTGAAGAGAAAGTTCGCGAATATGCGCAGAACATGATTTTCGGTTTCGACTTTGACCCCGATTTGAAGAAAGCGGCAAGGATGAACATGGTGATGGCTGGCGATGGTCACGCCAATGTGTTCAATATTAATTCTCTTGACTATCCGAAAGGTTCAAAACCCGATGTTCCTAAGGTTGCAGAAAAAGTTAACGAAAGTATTGCTGTAAGTAAGGATAAAAAGTTCAAGTTTGAAACGGCTGACGATAACGCTCAGGGTAAATTCGATATGATTTTCACAAATCCGCCTTTTGGTTCAAAGGTGGAAGTTGATAAGGAAATAGCGGATCGCTATTACTTAGGCCGTGAATTGGGGAGTAACGCTCCCGAAGTTCTTTTTATCGAAGCTTGTTATAATTTCTTGAAACCGGGTGGAAAGATGGCGATTGTCTTGCCGGATGGCATTCTTGGCAATCCGAATATGGAAGAAACGCGAATTTGGATTTTGAAGCATTTCAAGTTGTTAGCGTCTGTAGATTTGCCGGTGGAGACATTCTTGCCGCAGGTCGGTGTGCAGGCTTCGCTGTTGTTCTTGCAAAAGAAAACTGCCAAGGAACAATTGATTCCTATCGATGATGAAGATTACGATGTGTTTATGGCAATTGTGGAACATGTCGGCAAGGACCGTCGCGGTGTTCCTATTTACAAGAGGGATGATGACGGAGCAGAACTGCTTTTTGACAATGTAAAGAAATGGCTGACTCGCGACGAACGCGGTCGAGAAGTAGTCCGTGAGCGTAAGGAAAGAATCAAAAAAATTGATGACGACCTTCCTGAAGTTGTAAATGCGTATGCAAAATTTAAGGAAGCGCATAAATGA
- a CDS encoding restriction endonuclease subunit S encodes MKISKIKTRVFKSNGFRIDASFHLSDGVVVRRKIAASPYKIMKVGDAANQIFYGNRAKRVYVQKRENGIPFLSSSDILQADLENVKLASKKYTPCIEQMRLQEGWILISRSGTIGNTAWATKQHAQKLASEHVIRIDPNNILRAGFVYAYLSSSYGHSLLTQGTFGAVIQHIEPDFVASLPIPQFPAKFQEKVDNLIKESARLREEANRFLNEAVSEFEKCLNPECYKREFCTSTVSTKQILKKFNRLDSHYQIAQKEFVKRRKRGLRYEKIGPKAEKIFVGNRGKRLYSKEGVPFLSSSDMMLFNALRYSKNISVNTPSLKMMQVHKNEILISRSGTVGNSVLIGDLLNKKAVSEHALRLLLDEQKIKPSYVFAYLNTEEGRELLQSLAYGSVIVTLGEDFVADIDLPILDEQIQRKIIQKINEYVWASDSAAEKESLAISLVEKEIDGWKV; translated from the coding sequence ATGAAAATTTCCAAGATAAAAACACGAGTATTCAAATCGAATGGCTTTCGTATCGATGCCTCTTTCCATTTGAGTGATGGTGTTGTTGTTCGCAGAAAGATTGCTGCTTCGCCATATAAAATTATGAAAGTTGGCGATGCTGCTAACCAAATATTCTACGGCAATAGAGCGAAACGTGTATATGTCCAAAAACGTGAAAATGGGATTCCGTTTTTGAGTAGTTCTGATATTTTACAGGCCGATCTTGAAAATGTCAAACTAGCGTCAAAGAAATACACTCCGTGTATTGAACAGATGCGACTGCAAGAAGGGTGGATTCTGATATCTCGTTCTGGAACTATAGGTAATACGGCCTGGGCTACTAAGCAACATGCTCAGAAGCTAGCTTCTGAGCATGTTATTAGGATAGATCCTAATAACATCCTCAGGGCGGGTTTTGTCTATGCGTATCTATCGAGTTCTTATGGACATTCCTTGTTGACGCAGGGAACCTTTGGTGCGGTTATTCAGCATATAGAGCCTGATTTTGTTGCATCTTTGCCTATACCACAGTTTCCTGCAAAGTTTCAAGAAAAAGTAGATAATTTAATTAAGGAAAGTGCCCGTCTCCGCGAAGAAGCGAATAGATTCTTAAACGAGGCTGTATCTGAATTTGAAAAGTGCTTAAATCCTGAATGTTATAAGAGAGAATTTTGCACATCTACTGTTTCTACAAAGCAGATCTTGAAAAAATTTAATCGATTAGATTCACATTATCAAATTGCACAAAAGGAATTTGTTAAAAGACGTAAAAGAGGTCTGAGATACGAAAAAATAGGCCCGAAGGCTGAAAAAATATTTGTAGGCAATCGGGGAAAAAGACTTTATTCTAAAGAGGGGGTTCCTTTTTTGTCTTCGTCTGATATGATGTTGTTTAACGCTTTGCGTTACTCCAAAAATATTAGCGTAAATACCCCTTCACTAAAAATGATGCAAGTTCATAAGAATGAAATATTAATTTCTCGATCTGGAACCGTTGGAAATAGTGTTTTAATTGGTGATTTGTTAAATAAGAAGGCCGTTTCAGAACATGCATTGCGATTGCTGCTAGATGAACAAAAGATAAAACCATCGTATGTTTTTGCTTATTTGAATACTGAAGAAGGTCGAGAATTGTTGCAATCTCTTGCTTATGGTTCGGTAATCGTTACTTTGGGTGAAGATTTTGTTGCTGATATTGATTTGCCCATTTTAGATGAACAAATTCAAAGAAAAATTATCCAAAAAATTAACGAATATGTTTGGGCTAGTGATTCTGCAGCTGAAAAAGAATCTTTGGCTATTTCTCTAGTTGAAAAAGAAATTGATGGTTGGAAAGTATAA